The Caulifigura coniformis genome includes a region encoding these proteins:
- the rsfS gene encoding ribosome silencing factor, with amino-acid sequence MPVVSPTGSVSRSRSKAPDRRAAIARSRELAILSARSCDDFRGKDTLVLDVSHITPLFDYFVITTGTNPRQIRAIADGVEATMKEHGSPRQSVDGRDSGNWIVQDYGDVVLHVFTPEGRSQYDLEGLWGDAKRVDW; translated from the coding sequence ATGCCAGTCGTGTCGCCTACCGGGTCAGTTTCTCGATCACGCAGCAAAGCGCCCGATCGTCGGGCGGCAATCGCGCGGAGTCGCGAACTGGCAATTCTCAGTGCGCGATCGTGTGACGACTTCCGGGGCAAGGACACACTTGTGCTGGATGTCTCCCACATCACGCCGCTCTTCGATTACTTCGTCATCACCACCGGCACCAACCCCCGCCAGATCCGGGCCATCGCCGATGGCGTCGAGGCCACGATGAAAGAGCATGGCTCCCCCCGCCAGAGTGTCGATGGCCGCGACTCGGGCAACTGGATCGTCCAGGACTATGGCGACGTCGTCCTGCACGTCTTCACCCCCGAGGGACGCAGCCAGTACGATCTCGAAGGTCTCTGGGGCGACGCCAAACGCGTCGACTGGTAA
- the nadB gene encoding L-aspartate oxidase, which yields MLQIAPRRRYLVRFDPKRIPHMFADVLILGSGIAGVRAALAVDPKLRVVVVSKDRADLSNSAWAQGGIAGVLDPGDDIRNHAADTITAGAGLCDPDVVEAVVAAAPELIRELESFGALFDQENGRLALTMEGGHSHARVAHALGDATGKEVMRALIDRIRGTRGVEVWEKTFTIDLLTHEGACRGALVWNEEHGKTFVWAKQTILCTGGAGRLYRETTNPSIATGDGHAVAYRAGAQLRDMELMQFHPTVLYIAGSSRHLITEAARGEGGYLVDANAYRFMGDYDARWELAPRDIVSRAITSQMDKTRHPCVYLDLRHLPQELIRERFPHIGQLCREFGLDLKRDLIPVRPGAHYMIGGVTVDLEGRTTVPGLWAAGEATSSGLHGANRLASNSLLEGLFYGLHCGRGASAAAAKIPDSFTALPLQSDWASELPNDDELNLEDLRNALTSLMGRNVGIRRNAEDLKQAASQVEFWDRYVSARELRTVEGWELQNMLLTARLMIGSAIAREESRGVHFRDDFPHTTPGQGKHVAIQAP from the coding sequence ATGCTTCAGATTGCTCCCCGACGCCGCTATCTCGTGCGGTTTGATCCCAAGCGGATTCCGCACATGTTCGCCGACGTCCTGATTCTGGGATCGGGGATTGCCGGCGTGCGTGCGGCGCTGGCTGTCGATCCGAAGTTGCGGGTGGTTGTCGTCAGCAAAGACCGGGCGGATCTGTCGAACAGTGCCTGGGCGCAGGGGGGGATCGCGGGGGTGCTTGATCCGGGGGACGACATCCGGAATCACGCGGCTGACACGATCACGGCCGGGGCGGGCCTGTGCGATCCTGATGTGGTCGAGGCGGTCGTCGCGGCCGCGCCGGAACTGATCCGGGAGTTGGAGTCGTTCGGGGCGCTGTTCGACCAGGAGAACGGCCGGCTGGCGCTGACGATGGAAGGGGGGCACAGCCACGCCCGTGTTGCGCATGCTCTGGGGGACGCGACGGGCAAGGAAGTGATGCGGGCCCTCATCGACCGGATCCGCGGGACGCGGGGCGTCGAAGTGTGGGAGAAGACGTTCACCATCGACCTGCTGACCCATGAGGGAGCGTGTCGCGGGGCGCTCGTGTGGAATGAAGAACACGGCAAGACGTTCGTCTGGGCGAAGCAGACGATCCTGTGCACGGGCGGCGCGGGGCGGCTGTATCGCGAGACGACGAATCCGAGCATCGCGACGGGCGACGGGCACGCGGTCGCCTATCGGGCCGGGGCTCAACTGCGGGACATGGAGCTGATGCAGTTCCACCCGACGGTGCTGTACATCGCAGGCAGCTCACGGCATTTGATTACGGAGGCAGCCCGCGGCGAAGGGGGCTATCTCGTCGACGCCAATGCCTACCGGTTCATGGGGGACTACGACGCCCGCTGGGAACTGGCTCCGCGAGATATCGTGTCCCGGGCGATCACCAGCCAGATGGACAAGACGCGGCATCCTTGCGTTTATCTCGATCTCAGACACCTGCCGCAGGAACTGATCAGAGAGCGATTCCCGCATATCGGGCAGCTCTGCCGCGAGTTCGGGCTCGATCTCAAGCGGGATCTGATTCCCGTCCGGCCAGGTGCTCACTACATGATCGGCGGCGTGACGGTGGATCTCGAAGGACGCACGACGGTCCCCGGGCTGTGGGCCGCGGGGGAAGCAACTTCGAGCGGCCTGCATGGCGCCAACCGGCTGGCGTCGAACAGCCTGCTGGAAGGGCTGTTCTATGGATTACACTGCGGACGCGGAGCTTCGGCGGCAGCAGCGAAGATTCCCGATAGCTTCACGGCCCTGCCGTTGCAGTCGGACTGGGCAAGCGAACTCCCCAACGACGATGAGTTGAACCTCGAGGACCTGCGCAACGCCCTGACGAGCCTGATGGGACGGAACGTCGGCATCCGCCGGAACGCGGAGGACCTGAAACAGGCGGCCAGCCAGGTGGAATTCTGGGACCGCTACGTTTCGGCCCGCGAACTGCGCACGGTCGAAGGGTGGGAACTGCAGAACATGCTGCTGACGGCGCGGCTGATGATCGGATCGGCGATCGCGCGGGAAGAAAGTCGCGGCGTCCATTTCAGGGATGACTTCCCGCACACGACGCCGGGACAGGGGAAGCATGTGGCGATCCAGGCGCCCTGA
- a CDS encoding GTPase: MPANLTPQYQKAEAAYRRTQSADERVTCLERMLQLIPRHKGTERLQADLKTRLKEARQEAHAEKSAPRSTRTYRIPRQGAGTVILIGAPNSGKSLLLQELTSARPEVAAYPFTTREPLPGMMQWDDVDVQLVDTPPVTAGHIEPYLTSFVRAADAVVLCVDGSNDDSPQEACDVISQLANRKTRLATATGFDEDDMTIVNVRSLVAVTRAGDPDAAVRLDMFRESSGSNLEALLVECDAPATLDPLREAIYRMLCVMRLYTKRPGTPPEMDHPFTLPPGSTVEDLAERVHHDLAARLTHARVWGAAGEGIVVGRGHVLHEGDLVELHG, from the coding sequence ATGCCCGCCAACCTGACTCCCCAGTATCAGAAAGCCGAGGCGGCCTACCGCCGCACCCAGTCTGCAGACGAACGAGTGACCTGCCTGGAACGCATGCTCCAGCTCATCCCCAGGCACAAGGGAACCGAACGGCTTCAGGCCGACCTGAAAACGCGATTGAAGGAAGCCCGCCAAGAGGCGCACGCGGAAAAGTCGGCCCCGAGGTCGACTCGCACGTACCGCATTCCCCGCCAGGGCGCTGGAACCGTCATCCTGATCGGCGCCCCCAACTCGGGAAAAAGCCTGCTCCTTCAGGAGCTCACCAGCGCCCGACCGGAGGTCGCCGCCTATCCCTTTACCACGCGCGAGCCCCTGCCCGGCATGATGCAATGGGACGACGTCGACGTTCAGCTTGTCGACACGCCACCGGTGACCGCCGGACATATCGAGCCATACCTGACCAGTTTCGTCAGGGCTGCGGACGCCGTCGTGCTCTGCGTCGATGGATCGAACGATGACTCCCCGCAGGAAGCCTGCGATGTCATTTCCCAGCTCGCGAACCGCAAGACCCGCCTCGCGACGGCGACCGGCTTCGATGAGGACGACATGACCATCGTCAACGTCCGCTCCCTCGTCGCCGTCACTCGTGCAGGCGATCCCGACGCGGCCGTGCGGCTCGACATGTTCCGCGAATCGAGTGGTTCCAACCTCGAAGCCCTGCTCGTGGAATGTGACGCCCCGGCGACGCTCGACCCTCTCCGGGAGGCCATCTACCGCATGCTGTGTGTCATGCGCCTCTACACCAAGCGCCCCGGAACTCCCCCCGAGATGGATCACCCGTTCACGCTCCCTCCGGGATCGACCGTCGAAGACCTGGCCGAGCGGGTTCACCACGACCTGGCCGCCCGACTCACCCATGCCCGCGTCTGGGGAGCTGCCGGCGAGGGCATCGTGGTGGGCCGGGGTCACGTGCTCCACGAGGGCGACCTTGTCGAGTTGCACGGATGA
- a CDS encoding sulfatase, with amino-acid sequence MFRVLTALTLSLLLVAPAANSFAADRPNVLMIAVDDLNHWVGHLGRNKQTQTPNLDALAARGVTFTHAYCAAPACNPSRAALMTGIRPSTSGVYYNSQDWRPHIAPEKTLNATFKAAGYNLYASGKIYHGGYDRKTEWDDYLKPSSDPRPKPGQNDGVGGIKFAPLDCNDEDLEDWKIADYAIERIGQTHDKPFFIACGFHKPHMPWNVPQKYYDKFPLASIELPPYQKDDLKDVPAEGVKMAKPDGDHRQMVESGRWKEAVQAYLATINYLDMNVGRVIAALDKSPYRDNTIIVLWGDHGWHLGEKDHWRKFALWEEACRMPFIWVAPGVTKAGGVCSSPVDLMSVYPTLCELASITKPEHVEGVSVKPLLSDPKARWEHVALTTHGFKNHSIRTEAWRYIQYVDGSEELYDHLKGDDFEWTNVVGDTHNTRAKIALAANLPQTNAEGVAASGSPNGGGGGKRQGQRRAKKAAAND; translated from the coding sequence ATGTTCCGTGTGCTGACTGCGCTGACACTTTCTCTTCTGCTCGTCGCCCCGGCGGCCAACTCCTTCGCGGCCGACAGGCCCAACGTGTTGATGATCGCTGTCGACGATCTCAACCACTGGGTCGGACATCTCGGCCGCAACAAGCAGACGCAGACCCCCAACCTCGATGCCCTCGCGGCCCGGGGAGTGACCTTCACTCACGCCTATTGTGCAGCGCCCGCGTGTAATCCCTCCCGCGCGGCTCTGATGACCGGCATTCGCCCCTCCACCAGCGGTGTCTATTACAACTCGCAGGACTGGCGGCCCCACATTGCTCCGGAAAAAACGCTCAACGCCACCTTCAAAGCGGCCGGATACAACCTCTACGCCAGTGGAAAGATCTACCACGGCGGCTACGACCGGAAGACCGAGTGGGACGACTACCTCAAGCCGTCCAGCGATCCCAGGCCAAAACCGGGGCAGAACGACGGAGTCGGCGGCATCAAGTTCGCCCCGCTCGACTGCAACGATGAAGACCTCGAAGACTGGAAGATCGCCGACTACGCGATCGAGCGGATCGGCCAGACTCATGACAAGCCGTTCTTCATCGCCTGCGGTTTCCACAAACCGCACATGCCCTGGAACGTTCCGCAGAAGTACTACGACAAGTTCCCGCTCGCCTCGATCGAACTGCCTCCTTACCAGAAGGATGACCTGAAGGACGTCCCTGCCGAGGGCGTGAAAATGGCCAAGCCCGACGGCGACCACAGGCAGATGGTCGAATCGGGGCGCTGGAAGGAAGCAGTGCAGGCCTATCTGGCGACGATCAACTACCTGGACATGAACGTCGGCCGGGTGATCGCCGCGCTCGACAAAAGCCCGTACAGGGACAACACGATTATCGTCCTCTGGGGAGACCACGGCTGGCATCTGGGCGAGAAAGACCACTGGCGCAAGTTCGCCTTGTGGGAAGAAGCCTGCCGCATGCCGTTCATCTGGGTGGCCCCCGGCGTCACGAAGGCCGGCGGGGTCTGCTCCAGCCCGGTCGACCTCATGAGCGTCTACCCGACTCTCTGCGAACTCGCCTCGATCACAAAGCCGGAACACGTCGAAGGCGTCAGCGTGAAGCCGCTCCTCAGCGACCCGAAGGCCCGCTGGGAACATGTCGCGCTGACGACGCATGGTTTCAAGAATCACTCCATTCGCACGGAAGCCTGGCGCTACATCCAGTACGTTGATGGCAGCGAAGAGCTGTACGACCACCTGAAAGGCGACGACTTCGAGTGGACGAACGTCGTGGGTGACACGCACAACACCAGGGCGAAAATCGCCTTGGCGGCCAACCTTCCGCAGACGAACGCTGAAGGCGTCGCGGCCAGCGGATCGCCCAATGGCGGTGGCGGCGGGAAACGCCAGGGGCAGCGGCGCGCGAAGAAGGCCGCCGCGAACGATTGA
- a CDS encoding FHA domain-containing protein, with protein MIATLIPLDGSPPIHIVRDVTVVGRKQGLCDLIFDHESISKMHCVIARTDGLLFFRDLGSTNGTRVNGQRVVRGALLPNDELAFAALKFRVHLGPGEIEARPEERTEMFDVFPKQSVEGPFGHDKTRDSSRDHEILADSRVGD; from the coding sequence ATGATTGCCACCCTGATTCCACTCGATGGATCGCCGCCGATTCACATCGTGCGGGACGTCACCGTCGTCGGACGGAAACAGGGACTGTGCGACCTGATCTTCGACCACGAGAGCATCTCAAAAATGCACTGCGTGATCGCCCGCACCGATGGCCTCCTGTTCTTCCGCGACCTCGGCAGCACCAACGGCACCCGCGTGAACGGCCAGCGCGTAGTTCGCGGAGCCCTCCTGCCCAATGACGAACTGGCGTTCGCCGCCCTCAAATTTCGCGTCCACCTGGGCCCCGGAGAGATCGAAGCCCGCCCGGAAGAACGGACGGAAATGTTCGACGTCTTCCCGAAACAGTCGGTTGAAGGCCCCTTTGGACACGACAAGACCCGCGACAGCAGCCGGGATCACGAGATCCTCGCCGACTCCCGCGTCGGCGACTGA
- the dapF gene encoding diaminopimelate epimerase: protein MKFTKMHGAGNDYVYVNAFTEKLPSDLGELARKMADRHFGIGGDGMILICPSERADARMRMFNLDGSEGEMCGNGVRCVGKYVYDHGIATKETVTIETGRGVLTLQLFPENGKVARVRVNMGKPIFNPIEIPTTLTGEPPKRQPVQVAGRTVEVTAISMGNPHGVVFVDEPTDEWVLSIGPKLETHPVFPRRANIEFVKVLSRTEFQMRVWERGSGETWACGTGACASAVAGMINGLFDRKVLAHLRGGDLEIEWADSGEVFMTGPAAEVFSGEWPE from the coding sequence ATGAAGTTCACGAAGATGCATGGCGCGGGGAACGACTACGTGTACGTCAACGCGTTCACGGAAAAACTCCCTTCCGACCTCGGTGAACTCGCCCGAAAAATGGCCGACCGGCACTTCGGCATCGGCGGCGACGGAATGATCCTCATCTGCCCGTCCGAGCGCGCCGATGCCCGTATGCGGATGTTCAATCTCGACGGCTCCGAAGGCGAGATGTGCGGCAACGGCGTCCGCTGCGTCGGCAAATATGTCTACGACCACGGCATCGCCACGAAGGAAACGGTTACGATCGAGACCGGCCGCGGCGTGCTTACGCTGCAGCTCTTCCCGGAGAATGGCAAAGTCGCCCGCGTCCGGGTCAACATGGGCAAGCCGATCTTCAACCCCATCGAGATCCCCACCACGCTCACCGGCGAGCCGCCGAAGAGGCAGCCGGTCCAGGTTGCCGGGCGGACGGTCGAAGTCACCGCGATCTCCATGGGCAACCCGCATGGCGTCGTGTTCGTCGACGAGCCCACCGACGAGTGGGTTCTCTCGATCGGCCCGAAGCTGGAAACGCATCCCGTCTTCCCTCGCCGGGCGAACATCGAGTTTGTGAAGGTGCTCTCCCGCACCGAGTTCCAGATGCGCGTCTGGGAGCGCGGCAGCGGGGAGACCTGGGCCTGCGGCACCGGCGCGTGCGCCTCGGCGGTCGCGGGAATGATCAACGGCCTGTTCGATCGGAAGGTCCTCGCCCACCTGCGGGGCGGCGATCTGGAAATCGAATGGGCCGACAGCGGTGAAGTGTTCATGACTGGCCCGGCCGCGGAAGTCTTCAGCGGCGAATGGCCCGAGTAA
- a CDS encoding DNA topoisomerase I, whose product MPGLVRELIGPIIEPVVRPIMRPITRLLVGFIAVPIFRLFRRKVVRVQDLNAELEKDIDQWFRASILLLFATKNMEMTLFQGWIENEVHFKGEAIEISWITLGLRIMLAIGVIEAMPDQMLFSLIHPGLRRVKPDRSKGLLRGLWKQWKNILLGLTCQHLNRSSPVFAILSTILPDRLGWIFFTLAVTQYLIIGLVTSRDKALDVLNQFDRRIAEQRKDLIEELQIAHDNPDHAPGIDQPHDDVVPAPVSGAGTSAR is encoded by the coding sequence GTGCCAGGACTCGTCCGCGAACTGATTGGCCCCATCATCGAGCCGGTTGTCCGGCCGATCATGCGGCCCATCACGCGGCTGCTCGTGGGCTTCATCGCGGTTCCCATCTTCCGGCTCTTCCGTCGCAAGGTCGTCCGGGTTCAGGACCTCAACGCCGAGCTCGAGAAGGACATCGACCAGTGGTTCCGCGCCTCCATCCTCCTGCTCTTTGCCACGAAGAACATGGAGATGACGCTGTTCCAGGGGTGGATCGAGAATGAGGTCCACTTCAAGGGCGAGGCCATCGAGATCTCCTGGATCACGCTCGGCCTCCGCATCATGTTGGCCATCGGCGTGATCGAGGCGATGCCCGATCAGATGCTCTTCTCGCTGATTCACCCCGGCCTGAGGCGAGTAAAGCCTGATCGCTCCAAAGGACTCTTGCGGGGCCTGTGGAAGCAGTGGAAGAACATTCTCCTCGGCTTGACCTGCCAGCACCTCAACCGCTCATCGCCCGTCTTCGCGATCCTCTCCACAATCCTCCCCGATCGCCTCGGCTGGATCTTCTTCACCCTGGCCGTCACTCAGTATCTCATCATCGGCCTCGTCACCTCCCGCGACAAAGCCCTCGATGTCCTCAACCAGTTCGACCGCCGCATCGCCGAGCAGCGCAAGGACCTCATCGAAGAGCTGCAGATCGCCCACGACAACCCGGACCACGCTCCCGGCATCGACCAGCCCCACGATGACGTCGTCCCGGCCCCTGTATCCGGAGCGGGAACATCAGCCCGTTGA
- a CDS encoding KpsF/GutQ family sugar-phosphate isomerase, producing MAALAESIVPYSQFDQLREAREIIRLEANALLDVSQRLDTGFCDAVESVLACRGAVIVTGMGKAGLIGQKLVATLSSTGTRAHFLHPAEAVHGDLGCIHTDDVVLALSNSGETEEITRILPFIASQRLPLIAITATEHSTLAAQATALITLGRLREAGPHGLAPSTTTTAMLAVGDALALVVSRLKGLTPQRFATLHPAGSLGRKLKCVVDTMRPIEQVRVASSSATVREAFTSQSQPGRRSGALLLVDEDGRLDGLFTDSDLARLLEHRRDDALDQPIRDVMTRTPMTIACTGSLADVVDLLSIRKISELPVVDAEGRPAGLIDITDVIGWTPVAG from the coding sequence ATGGCCGCTCTGGCCGAGTCAATCGTTCCGTATTCGCAGTTCGATCAACTGCGCGAAGCGCGGGAGATCATTCGGCTCGAAGCCAACGCTCTCCTGGACGTCTCGCAGCGTCTGGATACCGGATTCTGTGACGCCGTCGAGTCGGTCCTCGCCTGTCGCGGAGCCGTCATCGTCACCGGCATGGGCAAGGCCGGTCTCATCGGGCAGAAACTCGTCGCCACCCTCTCCTCCACCGGCACCCGCGCCCACTTCCTGCATCCGGCAGAGGCCGTGCACGGCGACCTCGGCTGCATCCACACCGACGACGTCGTCCTCGCGCTCTCGAACAGCGGCGAGACGGAGGAAATCACCCGCATCCTCCCGTTCATCGCCTCGCAGCGCCTCCCCCTGATCGCGATCACCGCCACCGAACACAGCACGCTGGCCGCTCAGGCGACCGCACTCATTACGCTCGGTCGGCTTCGCGAGGCTGGCCCCCATGGCCTGGCCCCGTCGACGACCACGACCGCCATGCTCGCCGTCGGAGACGCCCTCGCCCTCGTCGTCAGCCGCCTCAAGGGATTGACCCCTCAGCGCTTCGCAACGCTCCACCCCGCCGGCAGCCTGGGCCGCAAGCTCAAGTGCGTCGTCGACACCATGCGTCCGATCGAACAGGTCCGCGTGGCATCATCTTCAGCCACGGTGCGGGAGGCGTTCACTTCGCAGTCACAGCCCGGACGTCGCAGCGGCGCGCTGCTGCTCGTCGACGAAGACGGCCGCCTGGATGGACTGTTCACCGACAGCGATCTCGCGCGTCTGCTCGAACACCGTCGCGACGATGCACTCGACCAGCCGATCCGCGACGTGATGACCCGCACTCCGATGACGATCGCCTGCACTGGCTCCCTGGCAGACGTCGTCGACCTGCTCTCCATCCGCAAGATCAGCGAACTGCCGGTCGTCGATGCGGAAGGACGGCCCGCGGGGCTGATTGACATCACCGACGTCATCGGCTGGACGCCGGTGGCGGGGTAA
- the aspS gene encoding aspartate--tRNA ligase: MLRTHTCGELRKSHLGQTATVCGWVDKYRDHAGIVFIDLRDRYGKTQIKFDLSESSDIQKTARHLRHEDVVQVTGVVHSRPEGQDNPKLETGQVELLAQTMTVLNKSATPPFEPDGQTMPNEELRLTHRYLDLRRPALQKNMIMRHNLAKVVRDYFDERQFLEVETPMLGRSTPEGARDYLVPSRVHEGSFFALPQSPQLYKQTLMIAGYDRYYQIARCFRDEDLRADRQPEFTQIDVEMAFVEREDLLSTIDGLVAAMLKKIRGIDLPLPLPRYSYREVMEKYGSDKPDLRFGLEITDITDIAKDTSFGVFKQTAEAGNHVRGLCVKGAADKFSRRILDNDFKNLVGDYGAKGLAYFKVAGGKLESSIAKFLTEDQQKAVVERMKGEDGDLLLYVADTYKVCCSALAALRTKLGKELNLYDPNTFQVAWVLDFPLLTWNPEENRWDAEHHPFCSLVQEDVQHLSSDPGKIRAQSYDLICNGYEAASGSIRIHDPAIQQQVFDLLNITPEMAQAKFGFLMDGLKYGAPPHGGIALGFDRWVMLLAGCDNIRDVIAFPKTQKASDLMTGAPSPVDQRQLRDLHIKLADPPPAS, translated from the coding sequence GTGTTGCGGACGCATACTTGCGGTGAACTGCGGAAGAGCCATCTGGGCCAGACGGCCACGGTCTGCGGCTGGGTCGACAAGTATCGAGACCACGCCGGCATCGTGTTCATCGACCTGCGCGACCGGTACGGCAAGACTCAGATCAAATTCGACCTCTCCGAAAGCAGCGACATCCAGAAGACGGCCCGGCATCTGCGGCACGAAGACGTCGTCCAGGTCACGGGGGTCGTCCATTCGCGTCCCGAAGGCCAGGACAACCCCAAGCTCGAAACCGGTCAGGTCGAACTGCTCGCGCAGACCATGACCGTCCTCAACAAGAGCGCCACTCCGCCGTTCGAGCCGGACGGGCAGACGATGCCCAACGAAGAACTCCGGCTCACGCACCGCTACCTCGACCTCCGTCGGCCGGCGCTGCAGAAGAACATGATCATGCGCCACAACCTCGCCAAGGTCGTGCGCGACTACTTCGACGAACGACAGTTCCTCGAAGTCGAAACCCCCATGCTCGGCCGCAGCACGCCCGAAGGCGCTCGCGATTACCTCGTCCCCAGCCGGGTCCACGAAGGATCATTCTTCGCCCTGCCCCAGTCGCCCCAGCTCTACAAGCAGACGCTGATGATTGCCGGCTACGACCGGTACTACCAGATCGCCCGCTGCTTCCGCGACGAAGACCTCCGCGCCGACCGCCAGCCCGAGTTCACCCAGATCGACGTCGAAATGGCCTTCGTCGAACGGGAAGACCTCCTGTCGACGATCGACGGACTCGTCGCCGCCATGCTGAAGAAGATCCGCGGGATCGACCTTCCGCTGCCGCTCCCCCGCTACAGCTACCGCGAGGTGATGGAGAAATACGGCTCCGACAAGCCGGACCTCCGTTTCGGCCTCGAGATCACCGACATCACCGATATTGCGAAGGACACCAGCTTCGGCGTCTTCAAGCAGACGGCCGAGGCTGGCAATCACGTCCGCGGCCTGTGCGTGAAGGGCGCCGCCGACAAGTTCAGCCGCCGCATCCTCGACAACGATTTCAAGAACCTCGTCGGTGATTACGGCGCAAAGGGCCTCGCCTACTTCAAGGTGGCCGGCGGCAAGCTCGAATCCTCGATCGCCAAGTTCCTCACCGAGGACCAGCAGAAGGCCGTCGTCGAACGCATGAAAGGGGAAGACGGCGACCTCCTCCTCTACGTGGCAGACACCTACAAGGTCTGTTGTTCGGCCCTCGCCGCATTGCGCACAAAGCTCGGCAAGGAACTCAACCTCTACGACCCGAATACCTTCCAGGTCGCGTGGGTGCTCGACTTCCCGCTCCTGACCTGGAACCCGGAAGAGAACCGCTGGGACGCAGAACACCATCCGTTCTGCTCGCTGGTGCAGGAAGACGTGCAGCACCTCAGCAGCGACCCTGGCAAGATCCGCGCACAGTCCTACGACCTGATCTGCAACGGCTACGAAGCCGCTTCGGGCTCGATCCGAATTCACGATCCAGCCATCCAGCAGCAGGTCTTCGACCTGCTCAACATCACTCCGGAAATGGCCCAGGCCAAGTTCGGCTTCCTGATGGACGGTCTCAAGTACGGTGCCCCGCCCCACGGCGGTATCGCACTCGGCTTCGACCGCTGGGTCATGCTGCTGGCCGGCTGCGACAACATCCGCGACGTGATCGCCTTCCCGAAAACCCAGAAGGCCAGCGACCTGATGACCGGGGCCCCCAGCCCTGTCGACCAGCGCCAGCTCCGCGACCTGCACATCAAACTCGCCGATCCTCCGCCGGCAAGCTGA